In Stigmatopora nigra isolate UIUO_SnigA chromosome 11, RoL_Snig_1.1, whole genome shotgun sequence, the following proteins share a genomic window:
- the fev gene encoding protein FEV yields the protein MKSKAFVQQVSTMRRDGGGKLVFNMYLSDPTESLLKENKGASWGPINTGAQKGSGQIQLWQFLLELLSDAGNASCIAWEGTNGEFKLLDPDEVARRWGERKSKPNMNYDKLSRALRYYYDKNIMTKVHGKRYAYKFDFHGLAQVCQPASCSEQALYKFQGNFSPIPFSKLNLHMTPAGMHAPPGFSYWAAATGSSQAAAAAALYHHHHHHHHHHHSHPGHNLQPAGPFPTVSPGHIGCGVNNVNNHYN from the exons ATGAAATCCAAGGCTTTTGTGCAGCAAGTGAGCACAATGAGAAGAGACGGTGGAGGGAAGCTCGTGTTCAACATGTATCTCTCAG atCCGACGGAAAGTCTGTTGAAGGAGAATAAAGGAGCTTCTTGGGGACCGATTAATACTGGAGCTCAAAAAG GCAGTGGCCAAATCCAGCTGTGGCAATTCCTCTTAGAGCTCCTCTCGGACGCCGGCAACGCCTCATGCATCGCCTGGGAAGGCACTAACGGCGAGTTCAAACTTCTGGACCCGGACGAAGTGGCTCGTCGCTGGGGCGAGCGCAAAAGCAAACCCAACATGAACTACGACAAGCTGAGCCGCGCATTGCGCTACTACTACGACAAAAACATCATGACCAAAGTGCACGGCAAGCGCTACGCTTATAAATTCGACTTCCACGGCCTGGCTCAGGTATGCCAGCCCGCTTCGTGCTCCGAGCAGGCCCTCTACAAGTTCCAGGGCAACTTCTCACCGATCCCCTTCTCCAAACTCAACCTGCACATGACGCCCGCCGGCATGCACGCTCCACCGGGCTTCTCCTATTGGGCAGCCGCCACCGGTTCTTCCCAAGCCGCTGCAGCCGCCGCTCTctaccaccaccatcatcaccaccatcatcaccatcacTCGCATCCGGGCCACAACTTGCAGCCGGCCGGGCCCTTTCCTACCGTCTCGCCCGGACACATCGGCTGTGGCGTTAATAACGTCAATAATCACTACAACTGA